From the genome of Vibrio navarrensis, one region includes:
- the gspL gene encoding type II secretion system protein GspL, whose product MSEFLTVRLSSEQYSPIPWLVWSADQQEVIASGELSDWQQLEELKPFAEQRSVVVLLASSDLVLTNVEIPAGASRQIDNMLPYLLEDEIAQDVDDLHFSILAKEGRIAHVCAVERDWLHHIVAKFREQGIEIKRIVPDSLALPLSEEGMSAAQLGEQWLFRRSAYQGSAVDQSWMPLYLEALSPDEPLTVASFSSVPPETGKVNWLAQPAEMTMALLSQGVANIKFSLLTGVFKPKSSWLKHWKVWQKVAISGALLIAAVVAQQVLTIQQYEAQANAYRAESERIFRQVLPGKNKIPTVSYLKRQMEDEERRLSGGAGGDSILNWMALIPDTIGKVKNFEVQSVKYDGNRGEVRIQAQSKDFQIFEQARVALSEHFQVEQGQLNRTGDSVVGSFVLKRK is encoded by the coding sequence GTGAGCGAGTTTCTGACCGTTCGGCTGAGTAGCGAACAATATAGCCCGATCCCTTGGCTGGTTTGGTCTGCAGACCAACAAGAAGTGATCGCCAGTGGCGAGCTGTCAGATTGGCAGCAACTGGAAGAATTAAAACCTTTTGCAGAACAAAGAAGTGTGGTGGTACTCCTAGCATCGAGCGATCTTGTGCTCACGAATGTGGAGATCCCCGCGGGTGCCTCTCGCCAGATCGATAACATGTTGCCCTATCTGCTCGAAGATGAAATCGCGCAAGACGTGGACGATTTGCACTTTTCCATCTTGGCCAAAGAAGGTCGTATCGCCCATGTTTGTGCCGTAGAGCGAGATTGGCTACATCACATTGTGGCGAAGTTTCGTGAGCAAGGGATAGAGATCAAACGCATCGTTCCTGATTCTTTGGCGTTGCCGCTGAGTGAAGAAGGAATGAGCGCCGCCCAACTGGGTGAGCAGTGGTTATTTCGCCGCAGTGCCTATCAGGGCAGTGCGGTCGATCAAAGCTGGATGCCGCTCTATCTTGAGGCTTTGAGCCCTGACGAACCGTTAACGGTAGCCAGTTTCAGTAGCGTACCGCCAGAGACAGGTAAAGTGAATTGGTTGGCTCAGCCAGCCGAAATGACCATGGCGCTGCTGAGCCAAGGCGTGGCAAACATCAAATTCTCTTTGCTGACCGGAGTATTTAAGCCGAAATCGTCTTGGCTGAAACACTGGAAGGTGTGGCAGAAGGTGGCAATCAGTGGCGCGCTACTGATTGCTGCGGTAGTGGCGCAGCAGGTGCTGACCATTCAACAATATGAGGCGCAGGCCAACGCCTATCGCGCGGAGAGTGAGCGTATTTTCCGTCAGGTTTTGCCCGGTAAGAACAAGATCCCGACCGTCAGTTACCTCAAACGGCAGATGGAAGACGAAGAGCGTCGTTTGTCTGGAGGCGCGGGTGGTGACTCTATTCTTAATTGGATGGCACTTATTCCTGACACTATTGGTAAAGTGAAGAACTTCGAGGTACAGAGCGTCAAGTACGATGGCAATCGCGGCGAAGTGCGCATTCAAGCACAGAGCAAAGACTTCCAGATTTTCGAACAAGCCCGAGTCGCTCTGAGCGAACATTTTCAGGTCGAACAAGGGCAGCTCAACCGCACCGGCGATTCGGTAGTGGGCAGCTTTGTGTTGAAGCGTAAGTGA
- a CDS encoding type II secretion system protein M, with protein MTNLRTMLQTWWSGISPREQRLVMVCSIFALLGAIYWGILQPIEMRAEQAQMRIQSEKQLLSWVKEKADDISQKRASAGVQFSNQPLNQVISSSTRQFNIELQRVQPRNEMLQVWVAPMPFNRFVDWLTYLKEKQGIEVEFMDIDRGKEAGVVEINRLQFKRG; from the coding sequence ATGACAAATTTACGAACCATGCTGCAAACTTGGTGGAGTGGTATTAGCCCTCGCGAACAGCGCCTAGTGATGGTGTGCAGTATCTTTGCCTTGTTAGGGGCAATTTATTGGGGCATTTTGCAGCCGATCGAGATGCGAGCAGAGCAGGCGCAGATGCGCATTCAGAGCGAAAAGCAACTGCTTAGCTGGGTGAAAGAGAAAGCGGACGACATCAGCCAAAAACGGGCGAGTGCAGGGGTACAGTTTTCCAATCAGCCACTCAACCAAGTGATCTCATCGTCCACTCGCCAATTCAACATCGAGCTGCAACGAGTGCAACCGCGCAATGAGATGTTGCAAGTGTGGGTGGCGCCGATGCCGTTCAACCGTTTTGTCGATTGGTTGACCTATTTAAAAGAGAAACAAGGCATCGAAGTGGAATTTATGGATATTGACCGCGGAAAAGAAGCGGGTGTGGTGGAAATTAACCGATTGCAGTTTAAGCGAGGTTAA
- a CDS encoding type II secretion system protein N, with the protein MKRGIVYSLIFIVFFSISLISSIPASFVLGYLPPVRGLAIEGPSGTIWKGSAHKISWQGQDLGEVNWDVQWMPLLTGDAQVMLRFGRGSEMNLRGKGRVGYSLSRGAYVENLVASLPAKYIASKIPMPLPIDVEGQVELNVAQAVYQAPWCATGAGTLVWSTAKVGTPIGGLDLGPVITDIQCENSLLSAKGSQQSEQVSAAFSAEVSPNRQYVTSAWFKPGAAFPTSMKSQLSWLGNPNAQGQYQFDYKGRF; encoded by the coding sequence GTGAAACGCGGTATAGTTTATAGCCTGATTTTTATTGTATTTTTCAGCATCAGCCTGATTTCGAGTATTCCGGCCAGTTTTGTGCTTGGCTATCTTCCGCCCGTACGTGGGCTTGCAATTGAAGGTCCATCGGGCACCATCTGGAAAGGCAGTGCGCACAAAATTTCTTGGCAAGGACAAGATCTCGGCGAAGTGAACTGGGATGTGCAGTGGATGCCGCTGCTCACGGGCGATGCGCAAGTGATGCTGCGTTTTGGTCGCGGCAGCGAGATGAATTTACGTGGTAAAGGGCGCGTTGGTTATAGCCTAAGTCGAGGTGCTTACGTGGAAAACTTGGTGGCGTCGCTCCCCGCGAAATACATCGCCAGCAAAATCCCGATGCCGTTACCGATTGATGTAGAAGGCCAAGTGGAGCTGAATGTCGCCCAAGCGGTATATCAAGCGCCTTGGTGCGCCACGGGCGCTGGTACGTTAGTGTGGAGCACGGCCAAAGTGGGCACTCCGATTGGTGGGCTCGACTTGGGCCCAGTGATCACCGATATTCAGTGTGAAAATAGCCTGCTTTCGGCCAAAGGATCGCAGCAGAGCGAGCAGGTCAGCGCCGCCTTTAGCGCGGAAGTGAGCCCTAATCGCCAGTACGTTACCTCGGCGTGGTTTAAACCGGGGGCAGCGTTTCCTACGTCGATGAAGTCACAACTCAGCTGGTTGGGTAATCCTAATGCTCAGGGGCAGTATCAGTTTGACTACAAAGGGCGCTTTTAG
- the cysQ gene encoding 3'(2'),5'-bisphosphate nucleotidase CysQ, translated as MQTTKDLSQLLPQVIDIARSAGQLILDIYQTKQYEAFTKDDATPVTSADLAAHKLITKQLSELTPDIPVLSEEAADISLERRAQWNRYWLVDPLDGTQEFIARSGDFATIIALVENNRPVMGVVYGPVSGVTYYAYHGKGAWKIPQMDQSLRIQTHKHELPGQNIAIAISRRQDINRITNRMSSAWNYDLVPLGSAALKACLVAEGAVDCYLRLGPTGEWDTAATQCIVEEAGGRILSTQLEPLSYNERDTLENPNFIVLGDADLPWHEILQGKD; from the coding sequence ATGCAGACAACAAAAGATTTATCTCAACTATTACCTCAGGTCATCGATATCGCCCGCTCTGCCGGACAACTGATCCTCGATATTTATCAAACCAAGCAGTACGAAGCCTTCACCAAAGACGATGCGACGCCAGTCACCAGTGCCGACCTCGCCGCGCACAAACTGATCACCAAGCAACTCAGTGAATTAACCCCGGACATTCCCGTCCTGTCTGAGGAGGCTGCCGACATCAGTTTAGAAAGGCGCGCGCAGTGGAACCGCTACTGGTTGGTTGACCCGCTGGATGGCACGCAAGAGTTTATCGCGCGCAGCGGCGATTTCGCCACCATCATTGCGTTAGTGGAGAACAATCGGCCCGTGATGGGGGTCGTCTATGGCCCGGTCTCTGGCGTGACTTACTACGCTTACCATGGCAAAGGCGCGTGGAAAATCCCGCAGATGGATCAAAGCCTGAGAATTCAGACCCACAAACATGAGCTGCCCGGACAAAATATTGCGATTGCCATCAGCCGTCGTCAGGACATCAATCGCATCACCAACCGCATGAGCAGTGCTTGGAACTACGATCTGGTGCCACTCGGTTCAGCGGCCCTTAAAGCCTGTTTAGTGGCGGAAGGCGCGGTCGATTGCTATCTCCGTTTAGGCCCAACCGGAGAGTGGGACACCGCGGCGACGCAGTGTATCGTCGAAGAAGCGGGTGGACGCATTCTCAGCACTCAACTGGAGCCTTTGTCATACAACGAACGCGACACGCTAGAGAACCCGAACTTCATTGTGTTGGGTGATGCGGATTTGCCGTGGCATGAGATTTTGCAGGGCAAAGACTAA
- the nudE gene encoding ADP compounds hydrolase NudE — MSRRKEPEILKSDIVAKSRLFAIEALQLRFSNGEERIYERMKPSGRNAVMMVPITEQGDLLLVREYAAGTERYELGFPKGLIDSGESPEQAADRELKEEIGFGARKLTPLKQVVLAPSYFSSKMTLFIAQDLYPETLQGDEPEPLEVVRWPLQQAEELLNHLDFCESRSITALLLAIKALNQAG, encoded by the coding sequence ATGAGCCGAAGGAAAGAACCCGAAATCCTCAAGAGTGACATTGTTGCCAAGTCCAGACTGTTTGCCATCGAAGCTCTGCAATTGCGTTTCTCCAATGGCGAAGAACGAATTTATGAACGTATGAAGCCGAGCGGCAGAAATGCCGTCATGATGGTTCCCATCACTGAGCAGGGTGACCTACTATTAGTAAGGGAGTACGCTGCAGGCACAGAACGTTATGAACTCGGTTTTCCTAAAGGGCTGATAGACAGTGGTGAGAGCCCAGAGCAGGCAGCGGACAGAGAACTAAAAGAAGAAATCGGCTTTGGCGCAAGAAAACTAACGCCCCTCAAACAGGTCGTGCTCGCTCCGTCCTATTTTTCGAGCAAAATGACCCTGTTCATTGCGCAAGATCTGTATCCAGAAACGCTGCAAGGCGATGAACCTGAACCTCTGGAAGTGGTGCGTTGGCCTTTGCAACAAGCAGAAGAGCTGCTCAATCACCTCGATTTTTGTGAATCGCGCAGCATCACTGCATTGTTACTGGCCATCAAAGCGCTCAATCAAGCCGGGTAG
- the nfuA gene encoding Fe-S biogenesis protein NfuA, translating into MSNITITESAQTHFANLLGQQPDGTNIRIFVVNPGTQNAECGVSYCPPEAVEGTDTEIPYQGFSAYVDELSLPFLEDAEIDYVSDKMGSQLTLKAPNAKMRKVSDDAPLIERVEYAIQTQVNPQLAGHGGHVNLVEITDQGVAIVSFGGGCNGCSMVDVTLKEGIEKELLQQFAGELTAVRDATEHDRGEHSYY; encoded by the coding sequence GTGTCAAATATTACTATTACTGAATCTGCACAAACTCACTTCGCTAACTTGTTAGGCCAACAGCCTGACGGTACCAACATTCGTATTTTCGTTGTCAATCCGGGCACACAGAATGCGGAATGTGGCGTTTCATACTGCCCACCAGAAGCAGTTGAAGGCACCGATACCGAAATTCCGTACCAAGGTTTTTCCGCTTACGTTGACGAGCTAAGCCTGCCCTTTTTGGAAGATGCCGAGATCGACTACGTCAGCGACAAAATGGGCTCACAACTGACCCTCAAAGCGCCAAACGCTAAAATGCGTAAAGTCTCTGACGACGCGCCGCTGATTGAACGAGTTGAATATGCAATTCAAACTCAAGTGAACCCGCAGCTGGCGGGGCACGGTGGCCATGTCAACTTGGTGGAAATTACCGATCAAGGCGTGGCGATTGTCTCTTTCGGCGGTGGTTGTAACGGTTGTTCTATGGTGGATGTCACGCTCAAAGAAGGCATTGAAAAAGAGCTGCTGCAACAGTTTGCTGGAGAACTGACCGCGGTACGCGATGCGACAGAACACGATCGCGGCGAGCACTCGTACTATTAA
- a CDS encoding phosphoribosyltransferase family protein gives MLTHWLREKTLRSLPRLCHLCGLPCSSASASLWCDHCLGYFSPTPRCRHCGLPTLSNVAECGQCLRTPPVWRRLYCLSDYQFPTAWYVNQIKHQRQFRFCQPVAALLAERITEPAPLLLSVPMHWRRQWRRGFNQSDLFAAQLAHALGQHYLPDAFRRTTHTPPQQGLNKQQRQRNLAGAFRLNRPIEAKHVAIVDDVVTTGSTVRQLCQLLLAVGVESIDIYCICRTPEPK, from the coding sequence ATGTTAACTCATTGGCTGCGTGAAAAAACACTCCGATCACTGCCTAGGCTGTGTCACCTGTGCGGCTTACCTTGTTCATCTGCCAGCGCCTCTCTATGGTGTGACCATTGCCTTGGCTATTTTTCGCCTACGCCTCGTTGTCGCCACTGTGGCTTGCCCACTTTAAGTAACGTCGCCGAATGCGGCCAATGCCTACGCACCCCGCCCGTTTGGCGACGCTTGTATTGCCTGAGCGACTACCAGTTTCCTACCGCTTGGTATGTCAATCAGATCAAACACCAGCGCCAATTTCGTTTCTGCCAACCCGTTGCCGCGCTCCTTGCAGAACGCATTACTGAGCCCGCCCCACTGCTGCTCTCTGTCCCCATGCACTGGCGTCGGCAGTGGCGACGTGGCTTTAACCAGAGCGACCTTTTCGCCGCACAGTTGGCCCACGCCCTTGGGCAGCACTATCTGCCCGACGCCTTTCGTCGCACCACTCACACGCCGCCACAACAAGGGCTCAACAAACAGCAGAGGCAGCGCAATCTCGCGGGCGCTTTTCGCTTAAATCGGCCAATTGAGGCCAAACACGTGGCGATTGTTGACGACGTCGTCACGACCGGCAGCACAGTGCGACAATTATGCCAATTACTGCTTGCAGTCGGGGTGGAAAGCATTGATATTTATTGCATCTGCCGCACTCCTGAGCCGAAGTAG
- the bioH gene encoding pimeloyl-ACP methyl ester esterase BioH, translated as MDTQLHWQVSGEGQDLVLLHGWGMNGAVWQQSVERLQTHFRVHVVDLPGYGHSAHLPASSLEAIAQLLLPRAPRQAIWVGWSLGGLVATHMALHHADYVSKLVTVASSPKFAAESKWRGIQPSVLHAFTEQLSEDFHTTVERFMALQAMGSPSARQDVKNLKQAVLSRPEPNPQALLAGLKMLAEVDLREHLPHLSMPMLRLYGRLDGLVPVKIAEQLTEALPSSEQFVFSQSSHAPFITEPESFCHQLIRFAAK; from the coding sequence ATGGACACACAATTGCATTGGCAAGTGAGTGGGGAAGGGCAAGATTTGGTGTTGCTGCACGGCTGGGGAATGAATGGGGCAGTGTGGCAGCAGAGTGTGGAGCGCTTGCAAACGCATTTTCGGGTGCATGTGGTGGACTTGCCCGGCTATGGTCATAGCGCGCATCTGCCGGCCAGCAGTTTAGAAGCGATCGCCCAGTTATTGTTGCCGCGCGCTCCTCGTCAAGCGATTTGGGTCGGCTGGTCGCTCGGTGGGCTGGTGGCGACGCACATGGCGCTGCACCACGCCGACTATGTCAGTAAACTGGTGACGGTCGCCAGCTCGCCAAAATTTGCCGCCGAATCTAAATGGCGCGGCATTCAGCCCAGCGTGTTGCACGCGTTTACCGAGCAGCTCAGTGAAGACTTTCACACCACCGTAGAGCGCTTCATGGCACTGCAAGCCATGGGTAGCCCTTCGGCTCGCCAGGATGTGAAAAACTTAAAGCAGGCGGTGTTGTCGCGTCCGGAGCCGAACCCGCAAGCTTTGCTGGCTGGGCTGAAAATGTTGGCCGAAGTGGATTTGCGTGAGCACTTGCCGCATCTCAGTATGCCGATGCTGCGTCTGTATGGTCGTTTGGATGGCTTAGTGCCCGTTAAGATTGCCGAGCAACTCACCGAAGCACTGCCGAGTAGCGAGCAGTTTGTTTTCAGCCAATCATCCCATGCGCCCTTTATCACCGAGCCCGAAAGCTTTTGCCATCAACTCATCAGGTTTGCGGCGAAATAA
- a CDS encoding Tex family protein — protein MSQAICNLIAQELNVRPEQVIAAVTLIDDGNTVPFIARYRKEVTGGLDDTQLRNLDSRLSYLRELDDRRQTILKSIAEQGKLSAELEKEILNADSKTRLEDLYLPYKPKRRTKGQIAIEAGLEPLADTLWNQPQTEPESEAARYINAEKGVEDSKAALDGARAIIMERIAEDANLLEKIRAHLTRNAEIVSRVVAGKEQEGEKFKDYFEHNELISKVPSHRALAMLRGRNEGFLSLTLNADPGQEENARQSYCETLIADHYGVTLSSAPADSWRKQVISWAWRIKVSMHMETELMGAMKERAEIEAIEVFATNLKDLLMAAPAGPRATLGLDPGLRTGCKVAVVDATGKVLATDTIYPHVPQNQYDRAMQTVTALIKQHNVDLIAIGNGTASRETDAFAADLIKRGNLKVQKIMVSEAGASVYSASELAAKEFPNMDVSLRGAVSIARRLQDPLAELVKIDPKSIGVGQYQHDVSQAMLAKRLDAVVEDCVNAVGVDVNTASAALLTRVAGLSTTLAQNIVDFRDENGRFASRATLKKVPRLGPKAFEQCAGFLRIMDGKNPLDASAVHPEAYPVVKAIAEKNHKEVKALIGDSNFLKGLRALDYTDEHFGLPTVTDIIKELDKPGRDPRPEFKTATFAEGIHEVRDLEVGMILEGVVSNVANFGAFVDIGVHQDGLVHISALTDRFVADPREVVKAGDIVKVKVMEVDVQRKRIALSMRLNDEPGQDNRSQRSSAPRSAQERRSPRRDEPQGNALGGAMGGAFAAAFAKAKK, from the coding sequence ATGAGCCAAGCTATCTGTAATCTGATTGCTCAGGAGCTGAATGTACGCCCAGAGCAGGTCATCGCCGCCGTCACCCTGATTGATGACGGCAACACAGTGCCCTTTATTGCCCGCTACCGCAAAGAGGTGACGGGCGGGCTGGACGACACGCAACTGCGTAACCTCGATAGCCGTTTGTCTTATCTACGTGAGCTGGACGACCGTCGCCAAACCATTCTTAAGTCAATCGCCGAGCAAGGCAAACTGAGCGCCGAACTGGAAAAAGAGATCCTCAATGCCGACAGCAAAACGCGCTTAGAAGATCTCTACCTGCCATACAAACCCAAGCGCCGCACTAAAGGGCAAATCGCGATTGAAGCGGGCCTCGAACCGCTGGCCGATACGCTGTGGAACCAACCACAGACCGAACCTGAAAGCGAAGCCGCACGCTACATTAACGCTGAGAAAGGAGTCGAAGACAGCAAGGCCGCGCTGGATGGCGCACGTGCGATCATCATGGAGCGCATCGCAGAAGACGCGAACTTGCTGGAAAAAATCCGTGCGCACCTCACGCGTAATGCGGAAATTGTTTCGCGCGTCGTGGCGGGCAAAGAGCAAGAAGGCGAGAAGTTCAAAGACTACTTTGAGCACAACGAACTCATCAGCAAGGTGCCATCACACCGCGCGCTGGCAATGTTGCGTGGCCGCAATGAAGGCTTTTTGAGCTTGACGCTCAACGCCGATCCGGGACAAGAAGAGAACGCACGTCAATCTTACTGTGAGACGCTGATTGCCGATCACTACGGCGTGACACTCAGCAGTGCACCAGCCGACTCTTGGCGTAAACAGGTCATTAGCTGGGCATGGCGTATCAAGGTTTCGATGCACATGGAAACCGAATTGATGGGCGCAATGAAAGAGCGTGCCGAAATCGAAGCGATTGAAGTGTTTGCCACCAACCTCAAAGATCTGTTGATGGCCGCTCCGGCTGGCCCACGTGCCACCTTGGGACTCGACCCGGGCCTGCGCACCGGTTGTAAAGTGGCGGTGGTTGATGCTACAGGCAAAGTGCTGGCCACCGACACCATCTACCCGCACGTGCCGCAGAACCAGTACGATCGCGCAATGCAAACCGTGACGGCCTTGATCAAGCAACACAATGTCGATTTGATTGCGATTGGCAACGGCACCGCTTCACGTGAAACCGATGCGTTCGCGGCCGATTTGATCAAACGCGGCAACCTCAAAGTACAGAAAATCATGGTCAGCGAAGCGGGAGCGTCGGTTTATTCGGCATCCGAACTGGCGGCGAAAGAGTTCCCGAATATGGACGTTTCGCTGCGCGGTGCTGTGTCTATTGCTCGTCGTCTGCAAGACCCACTGGCGGAGCTGGTGAAAATCGATCCGAAATCGATCGGCGTGGGCCAATATCAGCACGATGTCAGTCAAGCCATGTTGGCGAAACGTCTGGACGCGGTGGTGGAAGATTGTGTAAACGCGGTCGGCGTGGATGTGAATACCGCCTCGGCCGCCCTGCTGACTCGCGTTGCGGGGCTTTCCACCACATTGGCGCAGAACATCGTCGATTTTCGTGACGAAAACGGCCGCTTTGCTAGCCGTGCAACCTTGAAGAAAGTACCTCGTTTGGGGCCAAAGGCGTTTGAACAGTGTGCGGGCTTTTTGCGCATTATGGATGGCAAAAACCCGCTGGATGCCTCGGCGGTGCACCCGGAAGCCTACCCGGTAGTGAAAGCGATTGCCGAGAAAAATCACAAAGAAGTCAAAGCGCTGATTGGCGATTCCAACTTCCTCAAAGGGCTGCGTGCACTCGACTATACTGATGAACATTTTGGTCTGCCAACGGTTACCGACATCATCAAAGAGCTGGATAAGCCGGGCCGCGATCCACGTCCGGAATTTAAGACCGCCACGTTTGCCGAAGGCATCCATGAAGTGCGCGATCTGGAAGTGGGGATGATTTTAGAAGGCGTAGTGTCGAACGTGGCCAATTTCGGCGCGTTTGTCGATATCGGCGTGCATCAAGATGGCTTAGTGCACATTTCCGCTCTCACTGACCGCTTTGTTGCCGATCCTCGTGAAGTCGTCAAAGCAGGCGACATCGTCAAGGTCAAAGTGATGGAAGTGGACGTGCAGCGTAAACGCATCGCCCTCTCAATGCGCTTAAACGATGAACCCGGGCAAGATAACCGCAGCCAACGCAGCTCGGCGCCTCGCTCCGCTCAAGAGCGCCGCTCGCCACGTCGTGATGAGCCGCAAGGCAATGCACTCGGTGGTGCGATGGGCGGCGCATTTGCGGCTGCTTTTGCCAAAGCCAAAAAATAA
- the greB gene encoding transcription elongation factor GreB: MKTKMITREGYNKLKKELDYLWKEQRPEITQKVAWAASLGDRSENADYTYNKRLLRQIDRRVRFLSKLLPEVKIVDYAPQQEGKVFFGAWVEIENEAGEVMKFRIVGPEEIYGDAKGYISIDSPMARALLKKQVDDEVQVPTPSGIKEWFINAIEYEKGE; this comes from the coding sequence GTGAAAACCAAAATGATTACCCGTGAGGGATACAACAAGCTCAAAAAAGAGCTCGATTACCTGTGGAAAGAGCAGCGCCCTGAGATCACACAGAAAGTGGCGTGGGCCGCGAGCCTTGGCGATCGCTCTGAAAACGCAGATTACACCTACAACAAACGCTTGCTGCGCCAAATTGATCGCCGCGTGCGCTTTTTGAGCAAATTGCTACCGGAAGTTAAGATCGTCGATTACGCGCCGCAACAAGAGGGCAAAGTATTCTTCGGCGCGTGGGTGGAGATTGAAAACGAAGCGGGCGAAGTGATGAAGTTTCGCATCGTCGGCCCAGAAGAGATCTACGGTGACGCCAAAGGCTACATTTCGATTGACTCCCCAATGGCGCGCGCGCTGCTGAAAAAACAGGTGGACGACGAAGTGCAAGTACCGACGCCAAGCGGCATCAAAGAGTGGTTTATCAACGCGATTGAGTACGAAAAGGGAGAGTGA
- a CDS encoding FG-GAP repeat domain-containing protein translates to MDLRQVRKLSSLLIACVVSGYSDISFASYLTNLQLEKTSNGVESTGVASVGINGNAKYHYSIPLPSGINGFTPQLGISYNSNLTKGSLGYGWTLSGPQSITRCQSSYFVDGEPGSISGEQSDKLCLNGMRLINVDGEYGAAETEYRTLSDTYQKIILHRGMQDSDSWFEVWDSDGIRSEYRQSVNLENGSPIFWYQTQMADLSGNLINYNYEPDSSGTNRTLYLSTVTYNGFSVKINYETANRKRSYFRAGSEFLDTLKVKTIDVFADSSTLVLTVSAHYDPKDANQDLLSKVTLSRYSSPEIDAFTIDWNTDGEEDFTDYSVALRGDFSEHQYSYRTFADVDGDGFPDYIGFAKNGVHVAFADGSGSYSSPLLLSHEFAEVNLVPKEDESDHKGGRREHRSMGMESSSRSERRGNGEGLGRRPDPNKEWNTLLHPRLLGDVNGDGKADIVGFGNYGVSVALSEGRKFRNAEQWLDTLGYIRSGWKQENKRYLADVNGDGLDDIVGFADRGVFVSLSDGTRFTAPQLWSQRFGAHQQYGERALGDFNGDGMADIVAFADKGVTVSLSPQVRLFLQRRYGQVSFERQDRGN, encoded by the coding sequence ATGGATTTAAGACAAGTAAGGAAGCTCTCTTCACTGCTGATCGCGTGCGTGGTGTCAGGATACAGTGATATATCATTTGCTTCATATTTAACCAATCTTCAACTAGAAAAAACATCAAATGGTGTTGAAAGTACAGGTGTTGCATCTGTTGGTATTAACGGCAATGCAAAATACCATTATTCAATTCCCCTCCCTAGTGGGATTAATGGTTTTACCCCTCAGCTCGGAATTTCCTACAATTCAAATCTGACCAAGGGCTCTTTAGGGTATGGTTGGACACTCTCTGGCCCACAAAGTATAACTCGCTGTCAATCCAGCTATTTTGTAGATGGTGAACCAGGTTCTATCAGTGGTGAGCAGAGTGATAAGCTTTGTTTGAATGGCATGCGCCTTATCAACGTGGATGGTGAGTATGGCGCCGCTGAAACGGAATATCGCACTTTGAGCGACACCTATCAAAAAATTATTTTGCATCGAGGAATGCAAGATAGCGATAGTTGGTTTGAAGTTTGGGATTCTGATGGTATTCGTTCTGAATATCGCCAAAGCGTAAATTTAGAAAATGGTTCACCAATCTTTTGGTATCAAACACAAATGGCCGATTTGTCTGGTAACTTGATCAATTATAATTATGAGCCAGATTCATCAGGAACGAACAGGACACTCTATTTATCAACGGTAACCTATAATGGCTTTTCCGTTAAGATTAACTACGAAACGGCAAATCGAAAGCGCAGTTATTTTCGCGCAGGAAGTGAATTCTTAGATACGTTAAAAGTAAAAACGATTGATGTGTTTGCGGACAGCAGCACTCTGGTTTTGACTGTTTCTGCACACTATGATCCTAAAGATGCCAACCAAGATTTACTCAGCAAAGTCACCTTGAGCCGCTATAGCTCACCAGAAATCGATGCATTCACTATTGATTGGAATACTGACGGGGAGGAGGACTTCACCGATTACTCAGTCGCTCTGAGAGGTGATTTTAGCGAACATCAATATTCATACCGAACTTTTGCAGATGTAGATGGTGATGGTTTCCCTGATTATATCGGTTTTGCGAAAAATGGCGTCCATGTCGCGTTTGCAGATGGATCTGGTTCCTATTCCTCCCCTTTGTTACTTAGTCATGAGTTTGCTGAAGTAAACTTAGTTCCAAAAGAAGATGAGTCGGATCATAAGGGAGGACGCAGAGAGCATAGGAGTATGGGGATGGAGAGTTCCTCGCGCAGTGAACGTAGAGGCAATGGCGAGGGCCTAGGACGACGCCCAGATCCAAATAAAGAATGGAATACTCTTCTGCATCCTCGGTTGCTAGGTGACGTAAATGGTGATGGTAAGGCCGATATTGTTGGTTTTGGCAATTATGGTGTGTCGGTTGCTTTGTCTGAAGGGCGTAAATTTAGAAATGCTGAACAGTGGCTGGATACATTGGGATACATTCGTAGTGGTTGGAAACAGGAAAATAAAAGGTATTTAGCCGACGTCAATGGTGATGGCCTTGATGATATCGTTGGTTTTGCTGATCGAGGAGTGTTTGTTTCTCTCTCAGATGGCACGCGTTTTACCGCCCCTCAACTGTGGTCCCAACGGTTTGGAGCGCATCAGCAGTATGGTGAAAGAGCTCTGGGAGACTTTAATGGCGATGGAATGGCGGATATCGTCGCATTTGCAGATAAAGGGGTTACGGTCTCTCTCTCTCCACAGGTTCGGCTTTTTCTACAGAGACGTTATGGTCAAGTGAGTTTCGAACGCCAAGATCGTGGGAACTAA